ATGCTGATGGAATCCTTCGTGGCGATCATGGCGCTGGTCTCGGCCTGCGTGATCGACCCCGGCGTTTACTTCACCATGAACTCGCCCGCGGCCCTCATCGGCACCACGCCCGAGACCGCGGCCGCGGCCGTGACCAAGCTCGGCTTCGCTACGACGCCGGAGGTGATCAGCCAGACCGCCGCCGACGTCGGCGAACACACGATCATCTCCCGCGCCGGCGGCGCGCCGACGCTCGCGGTGGGCATGGCCCACATCATCTCGTCGGCCATCGGCGGCAAGGCGATGATGGCCTTCTGGTACCACTTCGCGATCCTGTTCGAGGCGTTGTTCATCCTCACGGCGGTGGATGCGGGCACCCGTGCCTGCCGGTTCATGGTGCAGGATCTCGTCGCCTTGGCGATCCCGTCGTTCAAGAACACTACGTCGTGGGGGCCGAGCATCGCGGCGACCGCCATCTCGGTGGGGGCCTGGGGCTACTTCCTGTACCAGGGCGTGACCGACCCGCTGGGCGGCATCAACACCCTGTGGCCGCTCTTCGGCATCTCGAACCAGATGCTGGCCGCGGTGGCGCTGACGCTGTGCACGGTGGTGATCTTCAAGATGAAGCGCGAGCGCTACGCGTTCGTGACCATCATCCCGACCGCGTGGCTGTGCCTGTGTACCCTCACGGCCGGCTGGCAGAAGATCTTCTCCGCCGATCCGAAGATCGGGTTCCTGGCCCATGCCGAGCGCTACGCGGCCGCCGCCGCGGAGGGCAAGATCCTGGCCCCGGCCAAGAACGCCGACCAGATAAGCCAGATCATCCTCAACGACCGGATCGACGCGGTGCTGGCGGCGCTGTTCATCGGCCTCGTCGTCGCCATCGCGGGCTTCGGCATCGCCGCCTGCCTGAAGGCGTGGCGCGCCGATCGCTGGACCGCGCTGGAGACCGAGCCCCGCATGGTCGCGGCGGAGTAGGGCGCATGCAGCAGCAGCCGAACCTGCGGGACCGCCTCCGGACGCTGTCCAAATGCGTCTGCGACGGCGCCCGGCTGATGGTGGGCCAGGGGGACTACGCGGCCTATGCCGAGCACATCCGCCGCACCCATCCCGACCGGGCGCCGATGACCGAGGTGGAGTTTTTTCGCAATCGCGAGAACGCCCGCTTCGGGGTGGGGAACACCTCGGGCTTCCGCTGCTGCTGAGGGGACCCGATCTGCCCCGAACGGCGTTCTCCCCGCCGGAGGGCCGCCCG
The sequence above is drawn from the Methylobacterium mesophilicum SR1.6/6 genome and encodes:
- a CDS encoding YbdD/YjiX family protein, coding for MQQQPNLRDRLRTLSKCVCDGARLMVGQGDYAAYAEHIRRTHPDRAPMTEVEFFRNRENARFGVGNTSGFRCC